Genomic DNA from Corylus avellana chromosome ca4, CavTom2PMs-1.0:
TTTTTGAATCACAAGCTTGATATTCAAACCCTGCAGCCCTGCGATTTTGTCCTTGAACTCGGTTGGCATTTGGGTTGGAACCGGGTGCTTGATCTCTGTCAGGTTCTTTCTCTGCTTCTTGGGTTTCCTGGTAAGCACACAAGATAACTTGAGTCCCAATCCTACTACTACAATTACAGTACTTGAAACTATCTTTGTAGTAATACAATAAGTAAGAGATCAAAGTGAGTATGTAGTTGATGTTTATAAAACCTGTAACGTATGATATATATGAATGGAGAGGTCTCTACCGATTGAGTGAGAGAATACgagtcacatatatatattgaattctatTACCTGGACTTTCTTGACTCCAATGGCTTCTTCTCCTGGTACCGCTTTCTCTTCTTGTAGAATTCATCCAAGCCCATCAAGATCCTCACAGTTAGCAGCCGGTCTACCTCGTTTTGATCCCCACCCACAGCTCTGATCACCTCCTCTTTGATTTTATTGAAGTCCCCACATATCTCAAGAGAGTCCCTCCTCAGATCCTCAAGAGTGATGATGGTCATGTcctgaaacaagaaaaatgaaagattttgaGTTTCAAAAGCGTTTTAGAGGACACCACACTGGAAAGGAATGATTGGGAGTGAGTATGAGAAGAAACAAGACCCACTTCAATGTCTTCAGAACAGAGGAAAAGACAAGAGtagaaagaaaagatgaaagTGAGTATAGGTTGAATGGGTTGGTCCTTTGCCACTTCAAGACAAGCCATCACAGTGCTTTAAAGAAAAGTCAATAAAAACATCGTTAGGGCACCATAATAGATTACTTACAAAGGATGAACTTTTTACTGACCACACATTCAATCTGTCTGTTTATGCCACTTGACCCTACCCTCTTTGAACAACTTAGATTTTCTTCCGCTGAAAAAAGACATGACAAGTTCATTGGATTAAAAAGAAAACGGTTACATCAACTGAACTCCTTGGATtccattgttttcttttttactttttctttaagatTTGGCCAtttggaaaaatggaaaaatcaCATCACCAATTCAATCACTCTtaatataaaatcataataattttatgttaaataatGTGGTATAGATGTTGTAGATTGAGTAGTAAAGATGCTTCCATAGATTAGtatttacaaagaaaaaggaaaaaaaaaatagagaaggaAGAGAATTGGCAAACAATGGTATATGGATATGGCATTTCTAGAGCAATCTATA
This window encodes:
- the LOC132179195 gene encoding B3 domain-containing protein At1g05920-like, producing MACLEVAKDQPIQPILTFIFSFYSCLFLCSEDIEDMTIITLEDLRRDSLEICGDFNKIKEEVIRAVGGDQNEVDRLLTVRILMGLDEFYKKRKRYQEKKPLESRKSRKPKKQRKNLTEIKHPVPTQMPTEFKDKIAGLQGLNIKLVIQKELTITDMNPSQDRFSIPRGQMRFDFLSNEDQARLKEKEANGKHFKGKKVPLIEPGLKESSVFLKKWKFGNSSSYVLSNPWMDIAKRNGLKPGNNVQLWSFKVNQKLCLALINLDN